In the Sorghum bicolor cultivar BTx623 chromosome 4, Sorghum_bicolor_NCBIv3, whole genome shotgun sequence genome, ctctctcccaacgCTCCCAAGCCCGAGCCGCCGAGAGGGGTATAACCTCCGCGATCGGAAGACAACGGCAGGAGACTACGAACTCCGTAGTCGAGGGCCAGCTACCCTAGATCACCAGGCccttgacaacctggtatcaGCTAGCCGCCGATCTTCTTCCACCGCCGCTGCATCCAGTCaagcccccgccgccgccgccgccgccgccgaccacAGCCCCACTTTTCCATCGTCCCCCACCTCTGCTACTTCCGTTAACATGGCTGAACCCACCCTGGCCGATCTGCTGAAGGCCATGGAGACGCTCACCGCGGACGTGACTGCAATGAAAGCTGACATGGCGTCGATGAAGGCCCAATCCTCGTCGTCATCTGGCGGCGGGGACAATCGTCATGCTGAGGGGCTGCGCGACCAGGAGTTCCACCCTAAGCACAAGAAGTGGGATTTTTCCCGCTTCGATGGATCGTCCGACCCCATGCTCTTCCTCAACAAGTGCGAGGCCTACTTTCGCCAACATCGCACCATGGCAGAGGAACACGTGCTCATGGCGTCCTACCATCTGGATGATGTCGCGCAACTCTGGTTCACCCAACTGCAGGACGATGACAGCACGCCATCCTGGGGCAATTTCAAGGATCTTCTCAACCTTCGGTTCGGGCCCCCTCTCCGCTCAGCGCCCATGTTCGAGCTCGCCGAGTGCCGCCGCACGGGCACGGTGGAGGAATACTCCAACTGCTTCCAGGCCCTCCTTCCGCGCGCCGGCAGGCTGGAAGAGGCGCAGCGGGTTCAGCTTTACACGGGCGGCCTCCTTCCGCCGCTCAGCCATGCCGTCCGCCTCCACCACCCAGAGACTTTGGCCGCCGCCATGAGCCTGGCGCGCCAGGTGGAACTAATGGAGCAGTCGCGGCCGGCTCCGACGCTTCCCCGAGCGCCCCAGCGCGGCCTCCTGGCCGCTCCAGCGCCCAGACCAGCGCTCCCTGCCCCCCAGCAACCGTTGGCACTGCCGGCTCCCCTGGCCGCCAACCAGCAGGGTCGCGCCGAGGGCGCAATCCGCCGCCTCTCCAAAGACGAGATGGCGGAACGTCGTCGACAGGGCCTTTGCTTCAACTGCAATGAGCCGTACACCAGGGGCCACAATCGCTTCTGCAAACGACTCTTCTTCGTGGACGGGGTGGAGGTCGACGACATCGAGGACGCCGCGGACGCTGGGGACCAAGCCGCGGGGACGGACGCGCCCTGCTACTCCCTCCACGCCGTGGCCGGCGTCCGGCTCAGCGACACGCTGCGCGTCCGCGTGGTGGTGGGCTCCGTCTCCCTCGTCGCTCTCCTGGACTCCGGGTCCTCCCACAACTTCATCTCCgagcgagcagcgcaacgcacGGGACTGCCGGTCGTTTCCCGACCCCGGCTGTCCGCCGTGGTCGCCAACGGTGAACGGATCGCTTGTCCCGGCGTTCTGCCTCAGGCGCCCTTCGTCATCCAGGGTTCGTCGTTCACGGCCGACCTCTTCATCATGCCCTTGGCCGGGTTCGACGTCGTTCTCGGCGCACAGTGGCTGGGCACGCTCGGGCCCGTCACTTGGGACTTCACCGCGCGCACCATTTCGTTCCAGCAGCAGGGCGTCACGATCCTGTGGCGCGCAGAGGCAGAACCTGGGAGCAACTCCGTCTGCACCACCACAGCCTCCCCATCCCTCCTGGACGAGCTGCTGGCGTCGTTCGGGGAGGTGTTCGCTGAGCCGCAGGGGCTGCCTCCGCCACGTTCTCGCGACCACAGCATCACTCTTCAGCCGGGCGCGCCACCAGTGGCGGTACGGCCCTACAGATACCCTCCTGCGCACAAGGACGAGCTGGAACGCCAATGCGCGGTCATGATGCAGCAGGGGCTGATCCGACGCAGCTCCTCGGCGTTTTCTTCCCCGGTGCTCCTCGTCAAGAAAGCGGACGGCTCTTGGCGTTTTTGCGTTGACTACCGCGCcttgaacgccatcaccgtgaaGGACGCTTTTCCCATCCCGGTGGTGTACGAGCTGCTCGATGAACTGCGCGGCGCCAAATTCTTCACCAAGCTGGACCTTCGATCGGGCTATCACCAGGTCCGCATGCGGGCATCCGACATCGACAAGACGGCGTTCCGAACCCACGATGGCCTCTATGAGTTCTTGGTGATGCCGTATGGCCTCTGTAACGGTATCCCGTACTCCAGGAGACGCCGCGCCCGCGACGTACGCAGGGCGACCGAGCGCGCGCAGGCCAGGCCCAGCGCGTCGCAGGGGGAAGGCGCCCAACAGATTAGGGGCTAGATTAGGAAATAGAGTTATAATTAGCCTTATATTTAGGAGAGTTTTACTCATACTAGTATTCAGCCCT is a window encoding:
- the LOC110434834 gene encoding uncharacterized protein LOC110434834 codes for the protein METLTADVTAMKADMASMKAQSSSSSGGGDNRHAEGLRDQEFHPKHKKWDFSRFDGSSDPMLFLNKCEAYFRQHRTMAEEHVLMASYHLDDVAQLWFTQLQDDDSTPSWGNFKDLLNLRFGPPLRSAPMFELAECRRTGTVEEYSNCFQALLPRAGRLEEAQRVQLYTGGLLPPLSHAVRLHHPETLAAAMSLARQVELMEQSRPAPTLPRAPQRGLLAAPAPRPALPAPQQPLALPAPLAANQQGRAEGAIRRLSKDEMAERRRQGLCFNCNEPYTRGHNRFCKRLFFVDGVEVDDIEDAADAGDQAAGTDAPCYSLHAVAGVRLSDTLRVRVVVGSVSLVALLDSGSSHNFISERAAQRTGLPVVSRPRLSAVVANGERIACPGVLPQAPFVIQGSSFTADLFIMPLAGFDVVLGAQWLGTLGPVTWDFTARTISFQQQGVTILWRAEAEPGSNSVCTTTASPSLLDELLASFGEVFAEPQGLPPPRSRDHSITLQPGAPPVAVRPYRYPPAHKDELERQCAVMMQQGLIRRSSSAFSSPVLLVKKADGSWRFCVDYRALNAITVKDAFPIPVVYELLDELRGAKFFTKLDLRSGYHQVRMRASDIDKTAFRTHDGLYEFLVMPYGLCNGIPYSRRRRARDVRRATERAQARPSASQGEGAQQIRG